A genome region from Verrucomicrobiia bacterium includes the following:
- the hpt gene encoding hypoxanthine phosphoribosyltransferase, producing the protein MDDELIPFLSTSQIQKKVAELAKKISRDYEGKKPVLVGVLKGSFVFLSDLSRKLTIPHEVDFLETESYGNSTLTSGVVRLLKDLRSEITGREVLLVEDIVDSGLTLSYLERTLLAKKPKKLAVATLLERKHPKRVKVAVRYRGFWVPGGFVVGYGLDYNEKYRHLPGLAFLAKSLNPSKKQA; encoded by the coding sequence CTTCCCAAATCCAAAAAAAGGTGGCCGAACTGGCCAAAAAAATTTCCCGCGACTACGAAGGCAAAAAGCCGGTTTTGGTGGGGGTTTTAAAGGGAAGCTTCGTCTTTCTTTCCGATTTGTCCCGCAAATTGACCATTCCCCATGAAGTGGACTTTTTGGAAACCGAAAGCTACGGAAACTCCACCCTCACCTCCGGCGTGGTGCGGTTGTTGAAGGACCTCCGCTCGGAAATAACCGGCCGGGAGGTGCTCTTGGTGGAAGATATCGTGGACTCCGGTCTGACTCTGTCCTATCTGGAGCGGACTTTGCTTGCCAAAAAGCCGAAGAAGTTGGCCGTGGCGACCCTGTTGGAACGAAAACATCCCAAACGGGTAAAAGTTGCTGTCCGTTATCGGGGATTCTGGGTGCCGGGCGGCTTCGTGGTCGGCTACGGACTTGACTACAACGAGAAATACCGCCATCTTCCCGGCCTGGCTTTTTTGGCCAAAAGTTTAAACCCGTCCAAAAAGCAAGCGTAG
- the ftsH gene encoding ATP-dependent zinc metalloprotease FtsH encodes MDENKENRGPEGRRRLPPILKEEPGWKRGGKAAAFWIVLLLLAIFAWRFFSPEGKDVWNISYSDFIAEVDKENIKKATFYEKTIKGEFKQKITRTDPNSNRTAQYGRYQLYIPFEDPQLLERLRSHNAEVYAQSENLNWGTILLSTLPWILLILFWVFMFRQMQGGPKGLFSFGKSRARLANQEKPKVTFADVAGADEAKEELHEIIEFLREPAKFQKLGGKIPKGVLLLGPPGTGKTLLARAVAGEAGVPFFSMSGSDFVEMFVGVGASRVRDLFDQGKRNAPCIIFIDEIDAVGRHRGAGLGGGHDEREQTLNQLLVEMDGFESNEGVIIMAATNRPDVLDPALLRPGRFDRQVVVDSPDVKGREGILKVHTRRIPIGPDVDLEILARGTPGLSGADLANLVNEAALLAARRNHDKVSMEDFEDAKDKVMMGTERRSLVISPEEKRITAYHEAGHALVAKFSPGSDPVHKVTIIPRGRALGLTHYLPIDERHTHSRPYLENVLVTLMGGRVAEKLVFSQLTTGAGNDLERATELARKMVCEWGMSDRLGPLTFGKKEEEIFLGREIARHRDYSEKTAQMIDDEVRSVVERAEAKATDLLSKGIDKLHLVAKALLEHESLDGEEIDKLLNGQELPSPTPAVHK; translated from the coding sequence ATGGACGAAAATAAAGAAAACCGCGGCCCGGAGGGCCGCCGCCGGCTTCCCCCGATTCTGAAGGAGGAACCGGGCTGGAAGCGGGGCGGCAAGGCGGCCGCTTTCTGGATTGTTCTTTTGCTTTTGGCCATCTTCGCCTGGCGCTTCTTTTCTCCGGAGGGCAAAGACGTCTGGAATATATCCTACTCGGATTTCATCGCGGAAGTCGACAAGGAAAACATCAAAAAAGCGACCTTTTATGAAAAAACCATAAAAGGGGAATTCAAACAGAAAATCACCCGGACCGATCCCAACTCCAACCGCACGGCGCAGTACGGCCGCTACCAGCTTTATATCCCGTTCGAAGATCCCCAGCTTCTGGAGCGGCTCCGCAGCCATAACGCCGAAGTGTACGCCCAGTCGGAAAACTTGAACTGGGGCACCATTCTGCTCTCGACTTTACCTTGGATACTTTTGATTCTGTTCTGGGTTTTTATGTTCCGCCAGATGCAGGGGGGCCCCAAGGGACTTTTCTCCTTTGGCAAAAGCCGCGCCCGCTTGGCCAATCAGGAAAAACCAAAAGTCACCTTTGCCGACGTGGCGGGTGCCGACGAGGCCAAGGAGGAACTGCACGAAATCATCGAGTTTCTGCGCGAACCGGCCAAGTTCCAGAAATTGGGCGGCAAAATTCCCAAAGGCGTTCTGCTTTTGGGCCCTCCCGGAACCGGAAAGACTCTGCTCGCCCGCGCCGTCGCCGGTGAAGCAGGGGTTCCCTTCTTCTCGATGTCAGGCTCCGATTTTGTGGAAATGTTTGTTGGTGTCGGCGCCTCCCGCGTGCGGGATTTGTTCGATCAGGGAAAGCGCAACGCTCCCTGCATCATTTTTATTGATGAGATTGACGCCGTGGGCCGTCATCGTGGCGCGGGACTGGGCGGCGGTCACGACGAGCGTGAGCAGACCCTAAACCAGTTATTGGTGGAAATGGACGGCTTTGAATCGAACGAAGGCGTGATCATAATGGCCGCCACAAACCGCCCGGACGTTTTGGACCCCGCACTTTTGCGACCCGGCCGTTTCGACCGGCAAGTGGTGGTGGATTCGCCGGATGTGAAGGGACGCGAGGGAATTTTGAAGGTCCACACCCGCCGCATTCCCATTGGACCGGACGTCGATTTGGAAATTCTGGCCCGCGGCACCCCCGGTCTTTCCGGCGCCGATTTGGCCAATCTGGTCAACGAAGCGGCGCTTCTGGCCGCCCGCCGCAATCACGACAAGGTTTCGATGGAGGATTTCGAGGACGCCAAGGACAAGGTGATGATGGGCACCGAGCGCCGCAGTTTGGTGATTTCCCCGGAAGAAAAGCGCATCACCGCCTATCACGAAGCCGGCCACGCCTTGGTCGCCAAATTTTCCCCCGGCTCCGACCCGGTGCACAAAGTCACGATCATCCCCCGCGGCCGGGCCTTGGGATTGACCCACTATTTGCCGATTGACGAACGCCACACTCACTCCCGTCCCTATCTCGAAAACGTGCTGGTGACCTTGATGGGGGGCCGGGTGGCCGAAAAACTGGTTTTCAGCCAGTTGACCACCGGCGCCGGCAACGATTTGGAACGGGCCACCGAACTGGCCCGCAAAATGGTCTGCGAATGGGGCATGTCCGACCGGCTGGGGCCTCTGACCTTCGGCAAAAAGGAGGAGGAAATCTTTCTGGGGCGGGAAATCGCCCGCCACCGGGATTACTCCGAAAAGACCGCTCAGATGATTGACGACGAAGTCCGCTCCGTTGTGGAACGTGCCGAAGCCAAGGCCACCGACCTGCTCTCCAAGGGTATCGACAAGCTGCATCTGGTGGCCAAGGCCCTTCTGGAGCACGAATCGCTGGATGGCGAGGAAATCGACAAGCTTTTGAACGGCCAAGAACTCCCCAGCCCCACCCCCGCCGTTCACAAGTAA
- the folP gene encoding dihydropteroate synthase: MKTVEVSASRTLHFRNKVYPLGKKTYLMAVLNTTPDSFFDGGLFFDLDAAYRRASEVAEQGADFLDVGGLSTRPGSEPVEEAEELRRTVPLIEKLVKANYPIPISIDTYRSTIAEKALDAGAELVNDISGLQFDAKMPELVAKRNCPVVIMHIKGTPKTMQQNPHYDDVVEEVYQYFEERTKSAQKAGIRPENIILDVGIGFGKRFEDNLKLLYYHARFKELGFPLLLGVSRKSFIGKALNDRPAEGRLSGSLAAAAWGALSGADIIRAHDVAETADLLKTLAAIQNTS, translated from the coding sequence GTGAAAACCGTGGAAGTTTCCGCTTCCCGAACCCTTCACTTTCGCAACAAAGTTTATCCGCTCGGCAAAAAAACCTATCTGATGGCGGTTTTGAACACCACGCCCGATTCTTTTTTTGACGGCGGCCTTTTTTTCGATTTGGACGCCGCCTACCGCCGCGCCTCGGAGGTCGCTGAACAAGGGGCCGACTTTCTGGACGTCGGCGGCCTTTCCACCCGCCCCGGCTCCGAGCCGGTGGAGGAAGCCGAAGAACTCCGCCGCACCGTGCCTCTGATTGAAAAACTCGTCAAGGCGAACTATCCGATTCCCATTTCCATTGATACTTATCGCTCGACGATTGCAGAAAAGGCGTTGGATGCCGGCGCCGAACTGGTGAACGACATCTCTGGTCTGCAATTCGACGCCAAAATGCCGGAGTTGGTGGCCAAGCGAAACTGCCCGGTGGTGATTATGCACATCAAGGGCACCCCCAAGACGATGCAGCAAAATCCGCATTATGACGATGTGGTCGAAGAGGTGTATCAGTATTTCGAAGAGCGAACAAAATCAGCCCAAAAAGCGGGCATCAGACCGGAAAATATCATCCTCGATGTCGGCATCGGCTTCGGCAAGCGTTTTGAGGATAATTTAAAGTTGCTCTATTACCACGCCCGCTTCAAGGAATTGGGCTTTCCACTTCTCTTGGGCGTTTCCCGCAAAAGTTTCATCGGCAAAGCTTTGAACGACCGCCCGGCCGAAGGCCGCCTTTCCGGCTCCTTGGCCGCCGCCGCCTGGGGCGCCCTTTCAGGAGCCGACATCATCCGCGCCCACGATGTGGCCGAAACCGCCGATTTGCTGAAAACCCTTGCCGCCATCCAGAACACCTCGTAG
- a CDS encoding outer membrane beta-barrel protein, whose product MGRIYILRGLKPCSIKTFSLVALAALVFSSFLLSTSASAGSFSIRAMAGVAHLPLSDWSNFIESTANPHYYQKNNPNPLYALSVHYKFTPHHSVSLGSELVRASASMGFLMYQTDGTGDTIGSWFSTVKWKFRGIPISLGYEVSPFSVSETFSPYLGAGASIFFSKVEGEVIDSFFSYKAKRTGTGYGLHGTIGFQSRLSSSVSTIWQARYRYSNGMAFTDNEGDIKVEFTGFDFSVGLGLNF is encoded by the coding sequence ATGGGCAGGATTTATATACTTCGTGGATTGAAGCCTTGTTCTATCAAAACATTCAGTTTAGTTGCTCTCGCTGCTTTAGTGTTTTCCTCCTTCTTGCTCTCAACATCTGCTTCTGCCGGTTCCTTTTCCATTCGTGCCATGGCTGGCGTTGCTCACTTGCCTCTGTCAGATTGGTCAAACTTTATCGAAAGCACAGCAAACCCCCACTACTACCAAAAAAACAATCCCAATCCCCTCTATGCTCTCTCCGTCCATTATAAGTTTACCCCCCACCATTCGGTAAGTTTGGGCTCTGAACTGGTTCGGGCTTCTGCTTCGATGGGCTTTCTTATGTACCAAACGGACGGAACGGGTGACACAATTGGGTCTTGGTTCTCAACAGTAAAATGGAAATTCCGCGGCATCCCCATATCTCTTGGATATGAAGTAAGTCCATTTTCTGTTTCAGAAACCTTCTCACCCTATTTGGGTGCAGGTGCTTCCATTTTTTTCAGCAAGGTAGAAGGAGAAGTAATCGACTCTTTTTTTTCATACAAGGCCAAGCGAACCGGCACTGGATACGGCCTGCACGGGACAATCGGATTCCAATCCCGGCTTAGCTCGTCCGTTTCAACAATTTGGCAGGCCCGCTATCGCTATTCCAACGGAATGGCCTTTACAGATAACGAAGGGGATATCAAAGTCGAATTTACCGGTTTCGATTTCAGCGTGGGCCTCGGCCTGAATTTTTGA
- a CDS encoding pirin family protein: MITLRPAKERGHTQIGWLDSWHSFSFDQYYDPKHMGFRTLRVINDDRVAAGEGFGMHPHRDMEILTWVLEGALEHSDSMGNGSVIRPGELQKMSAGRGIAHSEYNQSPSEPVHLLQIWILPNKKGVVPSYEQKSFAKEVEGRLRLVASPDGRENSIVLLQDAELYIGRLKAGQKTSHELKAGKYAWVQTARGAVLLNGVEMKAGDGAAVNDEKKLEITAKEDSEFLLFELA; encoded by the coding sequence ATGATAACGCTTAGACCGGCGAAGGAAAGAGGACATACACAAATCGGCTGGCTGGACAGCTGGCACAGTTTTTCGTTTGACCAGTATTACGACCCGAAGCATATGGGTTTTCGTACCCTGCGGGTCATCAACGACGACCGGGTGGCGGCCGGGGAGGGGTTCGGGATGCATCCCCACCGGGATATGGAGATTTTGACCTGGGTTCTGGAAGGGGCCTTGGAACATTCCGACAGCATGGGGAACGGTTCGGTCATCCGCCCCGGCGAGCTACAGAAAATGAGCGCGGGGCGGGGGATTGCCCACAGCGAGTACAACCAATCTCCTTCCGAGCCGGTGCATCTTTTGCAAATCTGGATACTGCCCAATAAAAAGGGAGTCGTGCCGAGCTACGAGCAAAAGTCGTTTGCCAAGGAGGTTGAAGGAAGGCTGCGCTTGGTTGCCTCGCCGGATGGGCGGGAGAACTCCATTGTTTTATTGCAGGATGCGGAACTGTATATCGGGCGGTTGAAAGCCGGGCAAAAAACCAGTCACGAATTGAAAGCGGGAAAATACGCCTGGGTACAGACGGCGCGGGGCGCGGTGCTGCTCAACGGCGTCGAAATGAAAGCGGGAGACGGGGCGGCGGTCAATGACGAAAAGAAACTGGAAATTACCGCCAAAGAAGATTCCGAATTTTTGCTTTTTGAATTGGCGTAA
- a CDS encoding phosphomannomutase/phosphoglucomutase has product MNFDPKIFKAYDIRGTYPEQINGQIAYEFGRALASYLRPSAVVVGRDMRLSGDELFDGLSRGLVDSGANVIDIGLCSTDALYFAVGKWGVPAGVMITASHNPKEYNGFKTCKAEAVPLSASEGLNLIRDLMKRGKFEPVSVKGKIVQREVLPEFIQHILSFIDPKKIKPFTVAVDAGNGMAGKLVPELFKNLPCKLTPLYFELDGSFPNHPASPIEPENTEELRRLVAEQNLDLGVAFDGDADRMFLADSSGKLLGGDVVTGLVARKLLEKAPGAAVVYNLICSRLVPETIAKAGGRPIRSRVGHAYIKPLMKAENAIFGGEHSGHFYFRENWFADSGVIALIVCLELLSEAGKPLTELAQEIDPYFRSGEINFRVSDQQGVIEKVAQKFSDGKADREDGLTVEYPDWWFNLRPSNTEPLLRLNMEAESEELLQEKLTLLRQEIMSA; this is encoded by the coding sequence ATGAATTTTGACCCCAAAATTTTCAAGGCATACGACATTCGGGGAACCTATCCGGAGCAGATTAACGGGCAGATCGCCTACGAGTTCGGCCGCGCCTTGGCTTCATATTTGCGGCCGTCGGCGGTCGTTGTGGGGCGGGATATGCGGCTTTCGGGAGACGAGCTTTTCGACGGGCTTTCACGGGGGCTTGTCGATTCCGGCGCAAATGTCATCGACATCGGGCTTTGCTCCACGGATGCTTTGTACTTTGCCGTCGGTAAGTGGGGGGTGCCAGCGGGGGTGATGATTACCGCCTCGCACAACCCCAAAGAGTACAACGGCTTCAAGACCTGCAAAGCAGAAGCGGTGCCGCTTTCGGCTTCCGAGGGGTTGAACTTAATCCGGGACCTAATGAAGCGGGGGAAGTTTGAGCCGGTCAGTGTGAAGGGGAAAATCGTCCAGCGGGAGGTGCTGCCGGAGTTCATCCAGCATATTTTGAGCTTTATTGATCCGAAAAAAATAAAGCCGTTCACCGTCGCCGTGGATGCGGGGAACGGAATGGCGGGGAAACTGGTTCCGGAGCTTTTCAAGAACCTGCCGTGCAAGCTCACGCCGCTATATTTTGAACTGGACGGTTCTTTTCCAAACCATCCGGCCAGCCCGATTGAGCCGGAGAACACGGAGGAATTGCGGCGGCTGGTCGCGGAGCAAAATTTAGATTTAGGGGTGGCCTTTGACGGGGACGCCGACCGGATGTTTTTGGCGGATAGTTCCGGTAAACTTTTGGGCGGGGACGTGGTCACCGGGCTGGTTGCCAGGAAGCTTTTGGAAAAAGCGCCGGGAGCGGCGGTCGTTTACAATTTAATCTGCTCCCGTCTCGTTCCAGAGACCATAGCGAAGGCGGGCGGCCGGCCGATTCGCTCGCGGGTGGGGCATGCGTACATCAAACCCTTAATGAAAGCCGAGAATGCCATTTTCGGCGGAGAACATTCCGGCCATTTTTATTTCCGGGAGAACTGGTTTGCGGATTCGGGCGTCATTGCGCTCATAGTTTGTTTGGAACTGCTTTCGGAGGCGGGAAAGCCCTTGACGGAGTTGGCGCAAGAAATCGACCCGTATTTTCGCTCGGGGGAAATCAATTTTCGGGTTTCCGATCAGCAGGGAGTCATCGAAAAAGTGGCGCAGAAATTTTCCGACGGCAAGGCGGACCGGGAGGACGGACTGACCGTCGAATATCCTGACTGGTGGTTCAACTTGCGGCCATCGAATACGGAACCGCTTCTGCGGCTGAACATGGAGGCGGAATCGGAGGAGCTTTTGCAGGAAAAGCTCACGCTACTGCGGCAGGAAATAATGTCCGCATAA
- a CDS encoding redoxin domain-containing protein, with protein sequence MIKTGNTAPAFALQGTDGQKHSLDEIKAKGLGFFAFFKVTCPTCQYAFPFLERIYQKIKASGIPFWGIVQDPLNKAHEFAKQYGITFPILIDDTPYLTSKIYGISIVPTWYLVDVNLKVLAVGESWVKKEYVNLATLLAQKTGVEIVGLFSPEENVVELKPG encoded by the coding sequence ATGATAAAAACGGGCAACACCGCCCCTGCCTTTGCGCTCCAAGGCACGGACGGCCAAAAACACAGCTTGGACGAAATCAAGGCCAAGGGGCTTGGTTTTTTCGCCTTCTTCAAAGTCACCTGCCCCACCTGTCAATATGCCTTTCCGTTTTTGGAACGCATATATCAGAAAATCAAAGCTTCCGGCATCCCCTTCTGGGGCATCGTGCAGGATCCGCTGAACAAGGCACATGAATTTGCCAAACAATACGGCATTACCTTCCCGATTTTGATTGACGACACCCCCTACCTCACCTCCAAAATCTACGGCATCTCGATTGTGCCAACTTGGTATCTGGTGGACGTCAACCTGAAAGTCCTCGCCGTTGGCGAATCCTGGGTCAAGAAGGAATATGTGAACCTGGCCACCCTGCTGGCCCAAAAAACCGGCGTCGAAATCGTGGGGCTTTTCTCACCGGAGGAAAACGTCGTCGAACTGAAACCCGGTTGA
- a CDS encoding threonine synthase translates to MKSYLVGLACSRCAKEYSADEPQFLCTCGAPLLAQYDWPRAKNELDKDKLKGDTLWRYAPLLPICDEKFRLNLGEGWTPLRSVPKLSRELGLPHLFVKDESGNPGGSFKARGLSLAVSKAFELGAREVALPTAGNAGGAAALYAARAGIKCYVTMPKDTPSAFVTFACSAGAIVELVDGTIAESGKRINELNANGRFYLLSTLREPYRVEGKKTMGYELAEQFDWELPDVIIYPTGGGTGLVGMWKAFDEMEKLGWIGNKRPKMVSVQAEGCAPIVKAFQEGKEKADFWENAFTMAYGLRVPSALADFIMLKLLRDSGGTAVSVTEEELVEGVKKLGSEGIFAAPEGGAALAAVWKLKKTGWLQPEQKIVIFNTGSGALYAESLARYL, encoded by the coding sequence GTGAAAAGCTACCTTGTGGGGCTCGCCTGCAGCCGCTGCGCCAAGGAATATTCGGCGGACGAGCCCCAATTCCTCTGCACGTGCGGCGCCCCTCTTCTGGCGCAGTATGATTGGCCCCGCGCCAAAAATGAGCTGGACAAGGACAAACTTAAAGGCGATACGCTCTGGCGCTATGCTCCTCTTCTGCCGATTTGCGACGAAAAATTCCGTCTCAACTTGGGCGAGGGCTGGACTCCGTTACGCTCCGTTCCGAAACTTTCCAGAGAGCTCGGTCTGCCCCATCTTTTTGTAAAGGATGAATCCGGCAATCCCGGCGGCTCCTTCAAAGCCCGCGGCCTTTCGTTAGCCGTGTCGAAAGCATTTGAATTGGGAGCCAGGGAAGTCGCCCTGCCAACGGCCGGCAACGCCGGAGGCGCCGCCGCCCTCTACGCCGCAAGGGCTGGAATTAAATGCTATGTCACAATGCCCAAGGATACCCCTTCCGCATTCGTAACGTTTGCCTGCTCCGCCGGGGCGATCGTAGAACTGGTGGACGGCACCATTGCCGAATCCGGAAAAAGAATAAATGAGCTGAACGCCAACGGCCGTTTTTATCTGCTTTCCACCTTGCGCGAGCCGTATCGCGTCGAGGGGAAAAAAACGATGGGCTACGAACTGGCCGAGCAGTTTGATTGGGAACTGCCGGACGTAATCATCTACCCCACGGGCGGCGGCACCGGCTTGGTCGGAATGTGGAAGGCGTTTGACGAAATGGAAAAGTTGGGCTGGATTGGGAATAAGCGCCCCAAAATGGTCTCCGTGCAGGCGGAGGGTTGCGCCCCAATAGTAAAAGCGTTTCAGGAAGGCAAAGAAAAAGCGGACTTCTGGGAAAACGCCTTCACGATGGCCTACGGCCTGCGCGTCCCCTCCGCCTTGGCCGATTTCATTATGCTCAAGCTCTTGCGCGACTCCGGGGGCACAGCCGTCTCCGTCACGGAAGAAGAACTGGTCGAAGGGGTCAAAAAACTGGGAAGCGAAGGCATCTTTGCCGCTCCGGAGGGAGGTGCCGCTTTGGCCGCGGTTTGGAAGTTGAAAAAAACCGGTTGGCTCCAACCGGAACAAAAGATTGTTATATTCAATACCGGCTCCGGCGCCCTCTACGCGGAAAGTCTGGCCCGGTATTTGTAG
- a CDS encoding DUF255 domain-containing protein: protein MSRAQKSEKEQEVQMTKGGAGTLEGLAPKGVRQKKDHEIRWMEWSDAAFARAKKEEKLLVLDITAVWCHWCHVMDETSYSDSQVIRLLNERFIPVRVEADQRPDVQNRYLSGGWPTTAVLVPTGEVLWSGTYLPPEQLRQVLAQVEDYYRKNKPTVQAKIDSFKTQVAESLANPAPLQGELKPEAVDDVVNSAIDNLDAAHGGFGDGQKFPAPGTMALLLLENNLKKNPKIENVLYLTLKNQEKLLDPVWGGFYRYATKPDWSHPHYEKMLFANAELLENYINAYQATGEESYKKTVLEIIRWLEGFMQDPKGGFYGSQDADLGSHEPEKDFIAGEEYFLLDDAARRKLGIPHVDKNIYSDWNGRMIRAYLTAYPVLGEKKLLDFALLSLNKIKKTAWDAKLGMGHNPTAKTILRGLIADNVEIARAAAMAYQVTGKKEYLDFAKEIMAWVLKNLQDAKGGGFYSAPLANLSYGNLSYPDKPFDENSETALALVELYRLTGDAAYKKAAEHTLKLLSKFYPTRGYMAGTFALALRQFSTYPNQIVIVGSPKDKAAQALHTAALRFYDPNKVVIFLDRTAKPLKVGEIEFPEMESPALFACRQSLCSPPITDTAKTEEKLKKFFAQTN from the coding sequence ATGAGCCGCGCACAGAAATCAGAAAAGGAACAGGAAGTGCAAATGACCAAAGGGGGGGCCGGAACGCTCGAAGGGCTCGCCCCGAAAGGTGTCCGTCAGAAAAAAGACCACGAAATCCGCTGGATGGAATGGTCGGACGCTGCCTTTGCCCGCGCCAAAAAGGAAGAGAAGCTTCTGGTTTTGGACATCACCGCCGTCTGGTGCCACTGGTGCCACGTGATGGACGAAACCTCCTACTCCGATTCACAAGTCATCCGGTTGTTGAACGAGCGCTTCATTCCGGTGCGGGTGGAAGCCGACCAGCGTCCGGACGTGCAGAACCGCTATCTTTCCGGCGGCTGGCCCACCACCGCCGTTTTGGTTCCCACCGGTGAAGTCCTCTGGAGCGGCACCTACCTCCCGCCGGAGCAGTTGCGGCAGGTCTTGGCGCAAGTGGAGGATTACTATCGAAAGAACAAGCCGACCGTTCAGGCCAAAATTGACTCCTTCAAAACTCAAGTGGCCGAATCCTTGGCCAATCCCGCCCCCTTGCAGGGCGAATTGAAACCGGAAGCCGTTGACGATGTGGTCAATTCCGCCATCGACAATCTGGACGCCGCCCACGGCGGCTTCGGCGACGGCCAAAAATTTCCCGCCCCCGGGACTATGGCGCTTCTGCTTCTGGAAAACAACCTAAAGAAAAACCCGAAAATCGAAAACGTTCTTTATCTCACGCTGAAAAATCAAGAAAAACTGTTGGACCCTGTCTGGGGCGGCTTCTACCGCTACGCCACCAAACCGGATTGGAGCCACCCGCACTACGAAAAAATGCTCTTCGCCAACGCCGAGTTGTTGGAAAATTATATCAACGCCTATCAGGCAACCGGCGAAGAGAGTTACAAAAAAACCGTCCTCGAAATCATCCGCTGGCTGGAGGGCTTTATGCAGGACCCCAAAGGCGGCTTTTACGGCAGTCAGGATGCCGACTTGGGCAGCCACGAGCCGGAGAAGGATTTCATCGCCGGCGAAGAGTATTTCCTGCTGGACGACGCCGCCCGCCGCAAATTGGGCATCCCCCACGTGGACAAAAACATCTATTCCGACTGGAACGGCCGGATGATCCGCGCTTATCTAACGGCCTATCCGGTGCTGGGGGAAAAGAAACTCCTCGACTTCGCCCTGTTGTCCCTCAACAAAATCAAAAAAACCGCCTGGGATGCAAAATTGGGAATGGGTCACAACCCCACAGCCAAAACCATCCTGCGCGGACTTATTGCGGACAACGTGGAAATCGCCCGCGCCGCGGCTATGGCCTATCAAGTCACCGGAAAGAAAGAATATCTCGACTTTGCCAAAGAAATTATGGCCTGGGTTTTGAAGAACTTGCAGGATGCCAAGGGGGGGGGCTTCTATTCCGCCCCGCTTGCAAACTTGTCCTACGGCAATCTCTCCTACCCCGATAAACCGTTCGACGAAAATTCAGAGACGGCCTTGGCCTTAGTCGAACTTTATCGTCTGACCGGCGACGCCGCCTACAAAAAAGCCGCCGAACATACTTTGAAACTCTTGTCCAAATTTTATCCCACTCGCGGCTATATGGCAGGCACCTTTGCTTTGGCCTTGCGCCAATTCAGCACCTACCCGAACCAAATCGTGATCGTCGGCAGCCCGAAGGATAAAGCTGCGCAAGCCCTGCACACCGCCGCCCTGCGCTTTTACGACCCAAACAAAGTCGTCATCTTTTTGGATAGGACAGCCAAACCCTTGAAAGTCGGCGAAATTGAATTTCCCGAGATGGAATCTCCGGCCCTCTTCGCCTGCCGCCAGTCCCTCTGCTCCCCGCCGATAACCGATACCGCCAAGACCGAGGAAAAACTGAAGAAGTTTTTCGCCCAAACCAACTGA
- a CDS encoding heavy metal-associated domain-containing protein, which translates to MLFGSKEKIELKVAGMTCGHCEAKVQQAVSQLPGVRKVTASRTNGTVTVESDKSDTLNLQSVKEAIESLGYQITK; encoded by the coding sequence ATGCTTTTTGGAAGCAAGGAAAAAATCGAGCTCAAAGTCGCCGGCATGACCTGCGGTCATTGCGAAGCCAAAGTCCAACAGGCCGTATCCCAACTCCCCGGTGTGAGGAAAGTCACCGCCTCCCGCACGAACGGAACGGTGACCGTCGAATCGGACAAATCCGATACTCTGAACCTGCAATCGGTCAAAGAAGCGATCGAATCGCTCGGTTATCAGATCACAAAATAG